A DNA window from Anaerocolumna sp. AGMB13020 contains the following coding sequences:
- a CDS encoding arsenate reductase family protein codes for MNIQIFGKSKCFDTKKAERYFKERRIKYQMIDLRKHGMSLGEYKSVKTAVGSMSRLMDEHSREYEENYVKYLSDEVDKEEKLLEHQGMFQTPIVRNGRQATVGYQPDIWKDWV; via the coding sequence ATGAACATACAAATTTTCGGGAAATCCAAATGTTTTGATACGAAAAAAGCAGAAAGGTATTTCAAGGAAAGACGAATTAAGTATCAGATGATAGACTTAAGGAAGCACGGTATGAGCCTTGGCGAATATAAAAGTGTGAAAACGGCTGTGGGCAGTATGAGCAGACTGATGGATGAGCATTCCAGGGAGTATGAAGAGAATTATGTAAAGTACCTGTCAGATGAAGTAGATAAAGAAGAAAAACTCCTGGAGCATCAAGGGATGTTTCAGACCCCTATCGTAAGAAACGGCAGACAGGCAACAGTGGGGTATCAGCCTGATATCTGGAAAGACTGGGTGTAG
- a CDS encoding deoxyuridine 5'-triphosphate nucleotidohydrolase: protein MKRIAKFEKVTFEQFKKDWIDTFPDTDTEEVVTIYEAIELPKRATKGSAGYDFYSPLDFSLSPRAGIKIPTGIRVSMEEGWVLKCYPRSGLGFKFRLQMNNTVGIIDSDYYYSDNEGHIFAKVTNDSNEGKVAEVKAGSGFMQGIFVEYGITVDDECEEERNGGFGSTTK, encoded by the coding sequence ATGAAGAGAATAGCAAAATTTGAAAAAGTAACATTTGAGCAATTTAAGAAAGATTGGATTGATACATTCCCAGATACGGATACAGAGGAAGTTGTTACTATATATGAAGCCATAGAACTGCCAAAACGTGCTACAAAAGGCTCTGCCGGATATGATTTTTACAGCCCTCTGGACTTTAGCCTGTCCCCCCGAGCTGGCATTAAGATACCTACCGGTATAAGAGTATCGATGGAAGAAGGCTGGGTGTTGAAATGTTATCCCAGAAGTGGACTGGGCTTTAAATTCAGACTGCAGATGAATAATACCGTTGGAATCATTGACAGTGATTATTATTATTCCGACAACGAAGGACATATCTTTGCCAAGGTTACAAACGATTCCAATGAAGGAAAAGTTGCAGAAGTAAAAGCTGGATCAGGTTTTATGCAGGGAATCTTTGTGGAATACGGAATAACCGTAGATGATGAGTGTGAAGAAGAGCGTAACGGCGGATTTGGAAGTACAACAAAATAG
- a CDS encoding ROK family protein, whose protein sequence is MIIGGIEAGGTKMVCAIGNEKGEIHKRFTIPTESPEVTIPALIRFFENESIEALGIGCFGPIDLDISSPTYGSITSSPKLAWRNFNIVKAFQDALKIPIGFDTDVNGAALGEAVWGAGKDCESVIYITIGTGVGVGVCINGLPLHGLVHPEAGHILVTRHQQDTYEGFCPYHDNCLEGLAAGPAIEGRWRQKGHELSERDEVWELEAFYIAQAVTNYILTLSPNKIVLWGGVMHQPQLFPAVREKVLQNLGGYIRHEDIMKDIDNYIIPPILGEDPGILGAIRLGYLALEKTL, encoded by the coding sequence ATGATAATTGGAGGAATTGAAGCCGGCGGTACAAAAATGGTTTGTGCGATTGGTAATGAAAAGGGAGAAATCCATAAGAGATTTACAATTCCGACAGAGTCACCTGAAGTTACAATTCCTGCATTAATCAGATTTTTTGAAAATGAATCGATAGAAGCGCTGGGAATCGGATGTTTTGGTCCTATTGATTTGGACATTTCATCTCCTACCTACGGTTCGATTACCAGTAGTCCGAAATTAGCCTGGCGTAACTTTAATATTGTAAAGGCTTTTCAGGATGCATTGAAGATTCCCATAGGCTTTGATACGGATGTGAATGGTGCTGCTCTTGGAGAAGCTGTCTGGGGAGCGGGCAAAGATTGTGAGTCGGTAATCTATATTACGATTGGTACCGGAGTGGGAGTTGGAGTCTGCATCAATGGATTGCCGCTGCATGGACTGGTTCATCCAGAGGCTGGTCATATTCTTGTTACCCGCCATCAACAGGATACCTATGAAGGATTTTGTCCTTATCATGATAACTGTCTGGAAGGCCTTGCTGCCGGACCGGCAATAGAGGGCAGATGGAGACAAAAAGGGCACGAGCTGTCAGAACGGGATGAGGTCTGGGAACTGGAGGCTTTTTATATTGCCCAGGCTGTTACAAATTATATACTGACCTTATCACCCAATAAAATCGTTTTATGGGGCGGTGTTATGCATCAGCCACAGCTGTTCCCCGCTGTAAGAGAGAAAGTTCTGCAAAATTTGGGTGGATATATCCGTCATGAGGACATTATGAAAGATATTGATAACTATATTATACCACCAATACTTGGGGAGGATCCCGGTATCTTGGGTGCTATAAGACTTGGATATCTTGCATTAGAGAAGACACTATAG
- a CDS encoding DUF4362 domain-containing protein yields the protein MKSITLSLQKIFLLTLLLCLVIPASGCRKSEVAADKTLRAIVLSVHEESIMTAVSGKNDVLTPFEPVSVHYKDAKELKLQLGTVIEILFDGTVMESYPPQISAKKIKVIEEVADNWPPTKEIPEEYPYESAKADGLYVEGLKETANIELVDRFLDYSTQGITAYLRKVSYTIEGDPIITDVIHDGSKYYAVTDASRDAYASKEKFITKEYSYINTYEKDNRRIVYLADRKDINPEDFEELVLNPDSENHMDAFILADNMISP from the coding sequence ATGAAAAGTATAACTTTATCATTACAGAAAATATTCTTGCTAACATTGCTTTTATGCCTGGTTATACCTGCATCTGGTTGTCGTAAATCAGAAGTAGCGGCAGATAAGACGCTGCGTGCTATTGTATTATCAGTCCATGAGGAAAGCATAATGACAGCGGTGTCTGGTAAAAATGATGTCCTGACACCGTTTGAACCGGTTTCAGTTCATTATAAAGATGCAAAAGAGTTAAAACTTCAATTAGGTACGGTTATAGAAATATTATTTGATGGTACGGTGATGGAATCCTATCCCCCTCAGATTTCGGCAAAGAAAATTAAGGTGATAGAGGAGGTGGCGGATAACTGGCCTCCCACGAAAGAGATTCCTGAGGAGTATCCTTACGAGTCAGCAAAAGCAGACGGATTGTATGTAGAAGGTCTCAAAGAAACTGCAAATATTGAACTGGTTGACCGCTTTTTAGATTACAGTACCCAGGGTATTACGGCATATCTAAGAAAAGTTTCCTATACTATAGAAGGAGATCCTATCATTACGGATGTTATTCATGATGGCAGTAAATATTACGCCGTAACGGATGCTTCCAGAGATGCCTATGCCTCAAAGGAAAAGTTTATAACAAAAGAGTATTCCTATATCAATACCTATGAAAAGGATAACAGAAGAATTGTCTATCTGGCAGATAGGAAAGATATCAACCCGGAAGATTTTGAAGAGCTGGTGCTTAATCCGGATAGCGAAAATCACATGGACGCCTTCATACTGGCAGATAATATGATATCACCGTAA
- a CDS encoding LysR family transcriptional regulator, which yields MDISLEYYKIFYYVAKTGSFTAAAEKLNISQPAVSQAVKLLERELDGSFFLRTQKGVRLTPEGEMLYSYIAAGYESILKGEELLRRRLDLENGEIRIGASDMTLKYYLLPYLEEFHDKYPGIKVSVTNAPTPETLEYLYNGKIDFGIVSEPFIAKASVKTKPVKEIRDIFVAGSRFSHLSGKELEYRDLEELPIICLEGLTSTRTYVDQILKNNGVILKPEFELATSDMIVQFSLRNLGIGSVVNDFAKEYIKKGELFELTLKRQLPPRHYCIVTSSKNPVSIAAGRLLDMMGD from the coding sequence ATGGATATAAGTCTGGAATACTATAAAATATTTTATTATGTGGCAAAGACCGGAAGCTTTACGGCAGCAGCTGAGAAACTGAATATCTCCCAGCCTGCTGTCAGTCAGGCTGTCAAGCTGTTGGAAAGAGAGCTCGACGGAAGCTTTTTTTTGCGAACACAAAAAGGAGTAAGGCTGACACCGGAGGGTGAAATGCTCTATTCCTACATAGCTGCCGGGTATGAGAGTATTTTAAAGGGGGAGGAACTTTTAAGAAGGAGACTTGACCTGGAAAATGGTGAAATCAGAATAGGTGCCAGTGATATGACACTGAAATACTACCTGCTGCCCTATCTGGAAGAGTTCCATGACAAATATCCAGGAATTAAGGTGAGCGTAACCAATGCACCAACCCCTGAGACTCTGGAATATTTATATAATGGTAAGATTGATTTTGGTATTGTAAGCGAGCCCTTTATTGCGAAAGCTTCGGTGAAGACCAAACCGGTCAAAGAAATACGGGACATATTTGTAGCAGGCAGCAGATTCTCTCACCTGTCCGGCAAAGAGCTGGAATACAGGGATTTAGAAGAGCTGCCTATTATCTGCCTGGAGGGACTTACCAGTACCAGGACATATGTAGACCAGATACTAAAAAACAACGGTGTGATATTAAAACCGGAATTTGAACTTGCAACCAGTGATATGATTGTGCAGTTTTCTTTAAGGAACCTTGGCATAGGCTCTGTGGTCAATGACTTTGCAAAAGAGTATATCAAGAAAGGTGAGCTCTTTGAGCTTACCCTGAAAAGGCAGCTGCCACCAAGACATTATTGCATCGTTACCAGTTCTAAGAACCCGGTGTCTATAGCGGCTGGAAGACTCCTTGATATGATGGGGGATTAA
- a CDS encoding sensor histidine kinase: protein MKEKLKRLHRFVFHSSTIFTQLVAFTALVSIVPILFISSLVFQKITNLVTEELVNSHNQLIAQYTSSLESKLYQYNDSLRQITNNTIIVNTLMNKTEDNNPRSKGTDVSTEVNKSLHLESPELRNCMIYSNNSNGKIYGSRVAMMDGATRESWFPKSLSARGNYFIYMAGKKKEAILSLKQDIIYINTADYTSEFIGMVKLDIYLERLLAPTVTFGESVYSYDVIALDSNSDIIYSSNQDYNSILKDLSYEELNSHKTNYYKDAMVISPEHEINFGLKLLFLFNNSQLNKKKADVQSSFLPVLSVVIGIIFVTMFAFTRSFSKRVEKLIHKIKVAETGDLSITEKIEGNDEIAVLDRQFNTMLEKLDTLIKKNYIQQLEKKESEFRNLQLQINPHFLYNTLETISSIAAVKGVFLICDLCEKLGGNFRYSLGKNYGEFVTVKQELVHTQNYVYIQKTRFENKFDVFYNVDPEMEDKLVLRFILQPIVENAIVHGLSKNKGKGTLEISIKEVNHMLVIKIEDDGVGMSQQKVEEISNYINDTHQAEQTRQGIGIRNVNQRIQLACGIEYGITIESLQGRGSCFTITLPLLQ from the coding sequence ATGAAAGAAAAGTTAAAGAGACTGCACAGATTTGTTTTTCATTCCAGTACCATATTTACTCAGCTGGTCGCTTTTACTGCGCTGGTAAGCATTGTACCCATACTGTTCATAAGTTCTCTGGTATTTCAAAAAATTACAAATTTGGTTACAGAGGAGTTGGTGAATTCTCATAATCAGCTGATTGCCCAGTATACGTCGAGTCTGGAAAGCAAGCTTTATCAGTATAATGACAGCTTAAGGCAGATAACCAATAACACCATTATTGTTAATACCCTGATGAATAAGACGGAGGATAATAATCCACGGAGCAAAGGAACAGATGTTAGTACAGAAGTAAATAAATCACTTCATTTGGAAAGCCCGGAGCTGCGTAATTGTATGATTTACTCCAATAATTCAAACGGTAAGATCTATGGCAGCAGAGTTGCAATGATGGATGGAGCTACCAGGGAGAGCTGGTTTCCCAAAAGCCTGTCTGCCAGAGGTAATTATTTTATTTATATGGCAGGCAAAAAGAAGGAAGCTATTCTTTCCTTAAAGCAGGATATTATCTATATAAATACTGCGGACTATACCAGTGAATTCATTGGTATGGTTAAACTGGATATTTATCTGGAAAGGCTGTTGGCACCAACCGTTACTTTTGGTGAATCGGTATATTCATATGATGTAATCGCTTTAGACAGTAACTCTGATATCATATATTCCTCCAACCAGGATTATAATTCCATACTAAAAGACTTATCCTATGAGGAGCTTAACTCTCATAAGACCAATTATTATAAAGATGCTATGGTTATCAGCCCGGAGCATGAAATAAACTTTGGTTTAAAACTGCTGTTTCTTTTCAACAACAGCCAGTTGAACAAGAAGAAAGCGGATGTACAAAGCAGTTTCTTACCGGTTCTCTCAGTGGTGATTGGAATTATTTTTGTTACCATGTTTGCTTTTACCAGAAGCTTTTCAAAAAGAGTAGAGAAGCTGATTCATAAGATAAAGGTGGCGGAAACCGGTGATTTATCCATAACGGAAAAAATTGAAGGAAATGATGAGATTGCAGTTCTGGACAGGCAGTTCAATACAATGCTTGAAAAGCTTGATACCCTGATAAAGAAAAATTATATCCAGCAGCTGGAGAAGAAAGAAAGTGAATTCCGTAACCTGCAATTGCAGATTAATCCTCATTTTCTTTACAATACCCTGGAAACCATCAGTTCCATTGCGGCGGTCAAGGGCGTCTTTCTCATCTGTGATCTTTGTGAAAAGCTTGGAGGGAATTTCAGATACAGCCTTGGAAAAAACTATGGTGAATTTGTAACGGTTAAACAGGAACTGGTGCATACTCAGAATTATGTCTATATACAGAAAACCAGATTTGAGAATAAATTTGATGTGTTTTACAATGTTGATCCAGAAATGGAGGATAAGCTGGTGCTGCGGTTCATTCTGCAGCCCATTGTGGAGAATGCCATTGTTCATGGCCTGAGCAAAAACAAAGGGAAAGGAACACTGGAGATTTCCATCAAAGAGGTCAATCATATGCTGGTCATAAAGATTGAAGATGATGGTGTCGGCATGTCGCAGCAAAAAGTTGAAGAAATCAGTAATTATATCAATGATACCCACCAAGCGGAACAGACCAGACAGGGAATCGGTATCAGAAATGTTAACCAGAGAATTCAATTAGCTTGTGGAATTGAATATGGAATTACGATAGAGAGTTTGCAGGGACGGGGAAGTTGTTTTACAATTACCCTGCCACTTCTTCAATAG
- a CDS encoding aspartate/glutamate racemase family protein, with translation MNDCTIGILAGMGPRSTAPFIDLVVNECQLQYGAEYDEEFPKMMIYSLPTPFFIDRPINHDLMKKTLIKGLQELETTGVNFIALPCNTAHIYYNELKASVQVPLLNIVEETLKNMPLASQRVTLFSTSSTFESDIYQKGIQKAGHKFIFKQEWQSEINNLIQCVKKNKNDNQNKLLWENLINEVKQEFIDYIIVACTDLNAVKDLLTTPVHFIDSSKCLASAVVREYMELIK, from the coding sequence ATGAATGATTGCACTATTGGGATATTAGCCGGTATGGGACCAAGATCAACTGCGCCTTTCATCGATTTAGTAGTAAATGAATGCCAGTTACAATACGGCGCTGAATATGATGAGGAATTTCCCAAAATGATGATATATTCTTTACCCACTCCATTTTTTATTGACCGTCCCATAAACCATGATCTCATGAAGAAAACCCTGATAAAAGGATTGCAGGAACTTGAAACTACCGGAGTAAATTTTATTGCACTACCTTGTAATACAGCACACATTTATTATAATGAGCTGAAGGCTTCTGTGCAGGTGCCCTTATTGAATATCGTTGAGGAAACCCTTAAAAATATGCCTCTTGCTTCTCAAAGAGTAACCTTATTTTCGACAAGCTCAACTTTTGAGTCAGATATTTACCAAAAAGGTATTCAAAAGGCTGGTCACAAATTTATCTTTAAACAGGAATGGCAGTCCGAAATAAATAATCTGATTCAGTGTGTTAAAAAGAATAAAAATGATAACCAAAACAAACTCCTTTGGGAGAACCTTATAAATGAAGTAAAGCAAGAATTCATAGATTATATCATAGTTGCCTGTACGGATTTAAATGCTGTGAAGGATTTGTTAACGACACCGGTACATTTCATAGACTCCTCTAAATGTCTGGCTTCGGCTGTGGTTAGAGAATATATGGAGTTAATAAAATAG
- a CDS encoding GNAT family N-acetyltransferase, whose amino-acid sequence MEFKQEPNRIYLEDGEGKTIAEVTFPEIHAGTVNVNHTFVDDSLRGQGIAGKLMEELTQKLRAENKKAVLTCSYAVKWFEKNTEYTDLVQKV is encoded by the coding sequence ATGGAATTTAAACAGGAACCAAACCGTATCTATCTGGAAGACGGAGAGGGCAAGACAATTGCAGAAGTTACTTTTCCCGAGATCCATGCAGGAACGGTAAACGTCAATCATACCTTTGTAGATGATTCCCTGAGAGGACAGGGTATTGCCGGAAAATTAATGGAAGAGTTGACACAAAAGCTTCGTGCCGAGAACAAAAAGGCGGTACTGACCTGTTCCTATGCAGTAAAATGGTTTGAAAAGAATACGGAATATACTGATTTGGTTCAGAAGGTTTGA
- a CDS encoding DUF523 domain-containing protein produces MKVLVSACLLGLDCRYCGTGKYIHELKSLSQEHQFIPVCPEQLGGLPTPRNPVELREGRALEQEGTDRTEQFIKGAAETLKLAEYFECKTAILKANSPSCGYGQIYDGTFKGILKEGEGLTSALLKKKGIKIFSEEGLKDFKVYAGKIG; encoded by the coding sequence ATGAAGGTTTTAGTCAGTGCCTGCCTTTTAGGATTGGATTGCAGATATTGCGGAACGGGAAAATACATTCATGAACTGAAAAGCTTGAGTCAGGAACATCAATTTATTCCGGTATGTCCAGAACAGCTGGGAGGTCTTCCTACACCAAGAAATCCGGTGGAATTAAGGGAAGGGAGAGCTTTAGAACAGGAGGGAACTGACCGAACAGAGCAATTTATAAAGGGTGCGGCAGAAACCTTAAAACTGGCAGAATATTTTGAATGCAAAACAGCGATTTTAAAAGCGAACAGTCCTTCCTGCGGATATGGCCAGATTTATGACGGTACCTTTAAAGGTATACTCAAAGAAGGAGAGGGATTAACGTCAGCGCTCCTTAAGAAAAAAGGGATTAAGATCTTTTCGGAAGAAGGACTAAAAGACTTTAAAGTATATGCCGGGAAAATTGGGTAA
- a CDS encoding adenylosuccinate synthase — protein sequence MVKAIVGANWGDEGKGKITDMLGQESDIIVRFQGGSNAGHTIINKYGKFALHLLPSGVFYEHTTCIIGNGVALNIPYLFEEVKSLTDRGVPEPKLLVSDRAQIMMPYHILFDQYEEERLGGKSFGSTKSGIAPFYSDKYAKIGFQVSELFDEESLKEKVERVCEAKNVILEHMYHKPLINTEELYNTLIEYREMVKPYVCDVSAYLYEAIKEGKNILLEGQLGALKDPDFGIYPMVTSSSTLAAYGAIGAGIAPYEIKEIIAVAKAYSSAVGAGEFVSEIFGEEADELRKRGGDGGEFGATTGRPRRMGWFDAVATRYGCRMQGATQVALTVLDVLGYLKELPVCVGYEVDGVVTKDFPTTVKLAKAKPVYVNLPGWNQEIRGITKYEELPENCRKYIEFIEKEIGVPVTMVSNGPGRDEIIYR from the coding sequence ATGGTAAAAGCAATAGTAGGCGCTAATTGGGGCGATGAAGGCAAGGGTAAGATAACGGACATGTTAGGTCAGGAATCTGATATTATTGTAAGATTTCAGGGAGGCAGTAATGCTGGCCACACAATCATTAATAAGTATGGTAAATTCGCACTTCACCTTCTTCCCTCAGGTGTATTTTATGAGCACACTACCTGTATTATCGGTAACGGAGTAGCACTTAATATTCCTTATCTTTTTGAAGAAGTAAAATCCTTAACAGACAGAGGCGTGCCGGAACCTAAACTCCTGGTTTCTGACAGAGCACAGATTATGATGCCATATCATATCCTCTTTGACCAGTATGAAGAAGAAAGACTGGGCGGCAAATCCTTTGGTTCCACCAAATCCGGTATTGCACCCTTTTATTCCGATAAATATGCAAAAATTGGCTTTCAGGTATCCGAGCTTTTCGATGAAGAAAGCTTAAAAGAAAAAGTTGAAAGAGTATGTGAAGCTAAAAATGTTATCTTAGAGCATATGTATCACAAGCCTCTCATCAACACTGAGGAATTATACAATACCCTTATTGAATACAGAGAAATGGTTAAGCCATATGTCTGCGATGTTTCAGCTTACCTGTATGAGGCTATAAAAGAAGGTAAGAATATCTTATTAGAGGGACAGCTTGGTGCTTTGAAAGATCCGGATTTCGGAATTTATCCGATGGTAACTTCCTCCTCCACACTGGCAGCCTACGGTGCCATAGGTGCAGGTATTGCTCCTTATGAAATCAAGGAAATCATTGCAGTTGCCAAGGCTTATTCCAGTGCTGTAGGAGCCGGTGAATTCGTAAGTGAGATTTTTGGTGAAGAAGCCGATGAGTTAAGAAAAAGAGGCGGTGACGGCGGCGAGTTCGGTGCTACTACCGGCAGACCCAGACGTATGGGCTGGTTTGATGCAGTAGCGACAAGATATGGCTGCAGAATGCAGGGAGCAACACAGGTTGCACTTACTGTTCTGGATGTTCTGGGGTATTTAAAGGAACTGCCTGTATGCGTAGGCTATGAGGTAGATGGTGTTGTAACAAAGGATTTCCCCACTACTGTTAAGCTTGCCAAAGCAAAACCTGTTTATGTAAATCTTCCCGGCTGGAATCAGGAAATTAGAGGAATTACGAAATATGAAGAGCTTCCTGAGAATTGCAGAAAATATATTGAGTTTATTGAAAAAGAAATCGGTGTTCCTGTAACTATGGTATCCAATGGACCTGGCAGGGATGAAATTATTTATCGCTAA
- a CDS encoding CehA/McbA family metallohydrolase produces MFKRLELHNHTTESDGSMTPLELMEFMIADQVDAFAITDHNTISGHRKVATLLAENNFPINCIYGMEYTTYYGHILCLNLKEYVSWENVNLHKPELLFGAAKEKNALVGIAHPFSYGHPFARGCRFDMKITDYSSIDFIEIFNNPEPLHEVNERGLLWWEALVLEGERLAFTCGMDLHGRWDMKNQYATFIKGKPEGDISKELETAVLTQKTWISKGPLTECAIDDKRKRLTFTIIDTDKPGYIHLEEAPYYLTLRTKKGVLTKQFDRKTPLTVDYTELQNDTVVIPKLYQQNTEIENLLAVAPVIYL; encoded by the coding sequence ATGTTTAAACGTTTGGAATTACATAATCATACCACGGAATCAGATGGCAGCATGACTCCCCTGGAATTAATGGAATTTATGATTGCTGACCAGGTCGATGCCTTTGCCATAACAGACCATAATACCATATCCGGGCACAGAAAAGTCGCCACACTGCTGGCAGAGAACAACTTCCCTATAAACTGTATCTACGGAATGGAATATACCACTTATTACGGGCATATCCTGTGTCTTAACCTGAAAGAATACGTATCCTGGGAGAATGTGAATCTCCACAAGCCTGAACTGCTCTTTGGGGCTGCAAAAGAAAAGAATGCCCTGGTAGGAATTGCTCACCCCTTCTCATACGGACATCCTTTTGCCAGAGGATGCCGTTTTGACATGAAAATCACAGACTATTCCTCCATTGATTTCATCGAGATCTTCAACAATCCCGAACCCCTTCATGAGGTAAACGAACGAGGACTTCTATGGTGGGAAGCACTGGTATTGGAGGGCGAGAGGCTTGCCTTTACCTGCGGAATGGATCTTCACGGCAGATGGGATATGAAAAATCAATACGCAACCTTTATAAAAGGAAAACCTGAAGGCGATATCTCAAAGGAACTGGAAACTGCTGTTCTAACGCAGAAAACCTGGATTTCCAAAGGACCGTTAACAGAGTGTGCGATTGATGACAAAAGGAAACGGCTCACCTTTACCATAATCGATACGGATAAGCCTGGTTATATTCATCTGGAGGAGGCTCCTTATTATCTGACCCTGCGAACTAAAAAAGGAGTCCTTACAAAACAGTTCGACCGAAAGACTCCACTAACAGTTGATTATACAGAACTGCAAAACGATACTGTGGTTATACCGAAACTCTATCAACAGAATACGGAGATTGAAAACCTTCTGGCTGTTGCACCTGTAATCTATTTGTAA
- a CDS encoding response regulator transcription factor, translating into MNRSILIADDEELIRQGIKARLEYLNLMPAVLYEADSGEQAIEILERHKVDIIITDIRMAGMDGLMFIRTAKTKLPKLQFIILSGYAEFEYAEQAIHLGVNAYLLKPVSNENLKKAIEDSLQKIEEEEALRLSIREGSRSLAEKKDYMLDKAVNELLRNQLEIDNLCKTGKLAGIEFPLENQWSIVSVIHINSESYEQKCFDYKDIDLIKFSIKNVFYEIEGEGRRLIVNNLSNMNQLYVIFTNTNPARLRIEAEKVFTKLQNLLWKKMRVSLTFGSSSIAAQITVDSSKEAQEAFLQRMIHGKLNLYFYDDIKILSAEQFPVSELHMLHQYIERHDAGNIEFLLNDIFSEDKIKRYNVAYIRIVWARIIQILITVSNPLFTNDPKNMEKLVLNFEIFETFQSVKELINYLYLLILDSISVKGDIDINARNKIKLGIKYIQDNYNRDISITELAEKFAISPNYFSTIFKKETGQTTVNYIKNLRLEKACEYLIRSDKSIAEISKEVGYEDSQYFFRVFKKSTSLTPLEYRRLHRK; encoded by the coding sequence GTGAATAGGAGTATTTTGATTGCAGATGATGAGGAACTGATAAGACAGGGGATTAAAGCCAGATTGGAGTATCTGAATCTGATGCCGGCAGTGCTGTATGAAGCCGACTCAGGTGAACAGGCAATTGAGATTTTAGAGCGGCACAAAGTGGATATTATCATAACAGATATCCGCATGGCGGGGATGGACGGGTTAATGTTTATTCGAACTGCCAAAACGAAGCTGCCGAAATTGCAGTTCATTATACTAAGCGGGTATGCAGAATTTGAATACGCGGAACAGGCCATTCATTTGGGGGTGAATGCCTATCTGTTAAAGCCTGTGTCAAACGAGAACTTAAAAAAGGCAATTGAAGATTCCTTGCAGAAAATTGAGGAAGAGGAAGCTTTGAGACTTAGTATCAGAGAAGGTTCACGTTCGCTTGCAGAAAAAAAGGATTATATGCTGGACAAAGCAGTCAACGAACTGCTCAGGAACCAACTGGAAATTGATAATCTGTGCAAAACAGGTAAACTTGCAGGAATTGAATTTCCTCTGGAAAATCAATGGAGTATTGTTTCCGTAATTCATATTAATTCTGAAAGCTATGAACAGAAATGTTTTGACTACAAGGATATTGACCTTATTAAATTTTCCATAAAAAATGTATTTTATGAAATTGAAGGAGAGGGAAGACGGCTTATTGTTAACAATCTTTCCAACATGAATCAGCTTTATGTTATTTTTACCAATACCAATCCAGCCAGGCTGCGGATTGAAGCGGAGAAAGTATTTACCAAACTTCAGAATCTTTTATGGAAGAAGATGCGAGTCTCCTTGACCTTTGGCAGCAGCTCCATAGCAGCTCAAATTACTGTGGATAGCAGCAAAGAGGCACAGGAGGCTTTCCTGCAGAGAATGATTCATGGAAAGCTCAATCTTTATTTCTACGATGATATTAAGATTCTTTCAGCGGAGCAATTTCCGGTATCAGAGCTGCATATGCTGCATCAGTATATTGAGCGGCACGATGCCGGGAACATAGAATTCCTGCTTAATGATATCTTTTCAGAGGATAAGATTAAACGGTACAATGTTGCCTATATTCGTATTGTTTGGGCGCGTATCATACAGATTCTTATCACGGTATCTAATCCGCTGTTTACCAATGATCCAAAGAATATGGAGAAGCTGGTGCTGAATTTTGAGATCTTTGAAACCTTTCAATCAGTAAAGGAATTGATTAACTACCTTTACCTGCTTATATTGGACAGTATCTCTGTAAAGGGAGATATTGATATCAATGCCAGAAACAAGATAAAGCTGGGTATCAAATACATTCAGGATAATTATAACCGTGATATATCCATTACGGAACTGGCAGAAAAATTTGCAATTAGCCCCAATTACTTCTCCACCATATTTAAGAAAGAAACCGGGCAGACAACTGTAAATTACATCAAAAATCTCAGGTTGGAAAAAGCCTGTGAATATCTGATACGATCGGATAAAAGCATTGCGGAAATCTCAAAAGAGGTCGGTTATGAAGATAGTCAGTATTTTTTCCGGGTCTTTAAAAAATCAACTTCTCTGACACCTCTGGAATATAGAAGACTGCATCGCAAGTGA